In Colletotrichum higginsianum IMI 349063 chromosome 1, whole genome shotgun sequence, one genomic interval encodes:
- a CDS encoding D-glycerate 3-kinase, with product MIDATALHAVVQHVLPSIVAHRAESSSPFILGLSGLQGSGKSTWASALTDTLNKQYGINTRTLSLDDLYHDHDQLVALRDSNPGNDLLRTRGQPGTHDEDLARRFFDDVSTTATTESLDAAGSAGPIKWPAFDKSLYGGEGGRVPVEQWEAVPRIPPLEVIIFEGWCVGFQPLSDDAVEAKWRSAKKGSTTSNNPSRPQLSTTTLADHNLDHLLLINKNLRRYCEAFMGPWRFDAFLHLSTDQLVNVYHWRLDQERALREKKGAGMTDAEVVRFVQGYMPAYELYLERLTQEPLFPPRDAPEKPHVRIILDSNRTVLRVDKA from the coding sequence ATGATCGACGCCACAGCATTGCATGCTGTGGTACAACACGTCTTGCCATCCATCGTGGCGCATAGAGCGGAGTCGTCAAGCCCCTTCATCCTTGGCCTTTCGGGTCTCCAGGGAAGCGGCAAGTCGACTTGGGCCTCAGCCCTCACAGACACGCTCAACAAGCAGTACGGCATCAACACAAGGACGCTATCGCTTGATGACTTATACCATGACCATGATCAGTTGGTAGCGTTACGGGACTCCAACCCGGGAAACGATCTCCTCCGGACCCGCGGCCAACCCGGCACACACGACGAAGACTTGGCGCGTCGTTTCTTCGACGATGTCTCCACAACAGCGACGACAGAGTCGTTGGATGCCGCCGGTTCAGCAGGGCCCATAAAGTGGCCCGCATTCGACAAGAGCCTGTacggaggcgagggcggcaggGTCCCCGTCGAGCAGTGGGAGGCCGTGCCCCGAATCCCACCGCTGGAGGTCATCATCTTCGAGGGCTGGTGCGTGGGCTTCCAACCGCTATCGGATGATGCGGTGGAAGCAAAGTGGAGGAGCGCAAAGAAGGGCTCTACGACCAGCAACAACCCGAGCCGTCCTCAGCTTTCCACAACGACGCTGGCGGACCACAACCTGGACCATCTTCTCCTCATCAACAAGAACCTGCGGAGGTACTGCGAGGCCTTCATGGGCCCCTGGCGCTTCGACGCGTTCCTCCACCTCAGCACCGACCAGCTGGTCAACGTCTACCACTGGCGCCTGGACCAGGAGAGGGCGCTACGGGAGAAGAAAGGTGCGGGCATGACGGACGCGGAGGTTGTGCGGTTCGTCCAGGGCTACATGCCGGCGTACGAGCTGTATCTGGAGAGACTGACGCAGGAGCCGCTCTTCCCGCCGCGGGATGCGCCGGAGAAGCCTCATGTTCGCATTATCCTAGACTCAAATCGAACAGTCCTGCGCGTCGACAAGGCGTAG